The following are encoded together in the Microtus pennsylvanicus isolate mMicPen1 chromosome 8, mMicPen1.hap1, whole genome shotgun sequence genome:
- the Id2 gene encoding DNA-binding protein inhibitor ID-2 → MKAFSPVRSVRKNSLSDHGLGISRSKTPVDDPMSLLYNMNDCYSKLKELVPSIPQNKKVTKMEILQHVIDYILDLQIALDSHPTIVSLHHQRPAQNQASRTPLTTLNTDISILSLQASEFPSELMSNDSKVLCG, encoded by the exons ATGAAAGCCTTCAGTCCGGTGAGGTCCGTTAGGAAAAACAGCCTGTCGGACCACGGCTTGGGCATCTCCCGGAGCAAAACCCCGGTGGACGACCCGATGAGCCTTCTCTACAACATGAACGACTGCTATTCCAAGCTCAAGGAACTGGTGCCCAGCATCCCGCAGAACAAGAAGGTGACCAAGATGGAAATCCTGCAGCACGTCATCGACTACATCTTGGACCTGCAGATCGCCCTGGACTCGCACCCCACGATCGTCAGCCTGCACCATCAGAGACCTGCACAGAACCAGGCGTCCAGGACGCCGCTGACCACCCTGAACACGGACATCAGCATTCTGTCTTTGCAG gcgTCTGAATTCCCTTCTGAGCTTATGTCGAATGATAGCAAAGTACTCTGTGGCTGA